One Equus quagga isolate Etosha38 chromosome 5, UCLA_HA_Equagga_1.0, whole genome shotgun sequence genomic window carries:
- the NOTO gene encoding homeobox protein notochord, producing MPSPVPRASRPPAPRGARLQPGSPAPQSHSARPGTPRAPGRLESSFSVEAILARPGPRAPATPPALGLGTIPFRSPAPVVPWACPATWLPAYLSVGLYQPCPQPPVLGLRVAHFCGLQGLGVTGLELAHCPGLWGPPDWAPVEALQATERPQKRVRTMFNLEQLKELEKVFAKQHNLVGKKRAQLAAQLNLTENQVRVWFQNRRVKYQKQQRLKLPATSAIAASLDEPSSSSDTSIQREDTESEVDS from the exons ATGCCCAGCCCCGTGCCGCGAGCCAGCCGGCCGCCCGCTCCCCGGGGCGCTCGGCTCCAGCCCGGGTCCCCCGCGCCCCAGAGCCACTCCGCGCGCCCAGGCACGCCCCGCGCTCCCGGGCGCCTCGAGTCCTCCTTCTCCGTCGAGGCCATCCTGGCCAGGCCCGGCCCCCGCGCGCCCGCCACCCCCCCTGCCTTGGGCCTCGGGACCATTCCCTTTCGGTCCCCGGCCCCGGTTGTGCCCTGGGCGTGCCCGGCGACGTGGCTGCCCGCCTACCTGAGCGTGGGGCTCTACCAGCCGTGCCCTCAGCCCCCTGTGCTGGGGTTGCGCGTGGCTCACTTCTGCGGCCTCCAGGGCCTCGGCGTCACAG GCTTGGAGCTGGCTCACTGCCCAGGCCTATGGGGCCCCCCAGACTGGGCACCGGTGGAGGCCCTTCAGGCCACTGAGAGACCCCAAAAGAGAGTTCGAACTATGTTTAATTTGGAGCAGCTGAAAGAGTTGGAGAAAGTGTTTGCAAAACAGCACAATCTGGTGGGGAAGAAGAGAGCCCAGCTGGCTGCCCAGCTCAACCTGACGGAGAACCAG GTGAGGGTCTGGTTCCAAAACCGCAGGGTCAAGTATCAGAAGCAGCAAAGGCTGAAACTGCCCGCCACGTCTGCCATTGCTGCATCCCTGGATGAGCCCTCCAGCAGCTCCGACACCAGCATCCAAAGAGAAGATACCGAGTCAGAAGTGGACAGCTGA